Genomic window (Thermoanaerobaculia bacterium):
GGCCCACCAGCCGGTCGCCACGGCGAGCTCGGCGTTGAGCAGGCTCGCGCCGGCGGCGCCGCGTTCGGCGTTGTGGCCGAGGAGAGCGAACTTGACGCCGAGCACCGGGCATTCGCGCACTCTGCCGATGTGCACCGGCATGCCCGAGGTCGCCTCCACCGAGTCGGCGAGGTCGAGCCGCGGCTGGGGACGCTCGGGCCGGTCGTGGAGGAGGATCGGAACCTGCGGCGCCGAGGGCAGCGCGAGCTCCTGAGGCAGGGAGCGGAACGAGGCGAGCACCTCGCGCACGAGCGCGAGCGACGGGTTGCCCGCGAGCCGCACGCTCACCGCCTCGGTGTGGCCGTCGAGAACCGGCACGCGATGGCAGAGCGCCGAGACCCTCGCCGCGGCGGGCGCGACCGACTCGCCATCCAGGGCGCCGAGCATCTTGCGCGTCTCCTCCTCGACCTTCTCCTCCTCACCGCGGATGTACGGAATGACGTTGCCGAGGATGTCGAGCGCCGGGACGCCCGGGTAGCCGGCGCCGCTCACCGCCTGCATCGAGGTCATGAGCACCGCCTCGACACCGAAAGC
Coding sequences:
- the asd gene encoding aspartate-semialdehyde dehydrogenase; translated protein: MLTPFPPPSSRLPVTVLGATGVVGQRFVRRLAAHPWFEIRHLAASERSAGKRYAEACDWRLGGEPYAGFGDRVLASCTPREAPAGIVFSALDTAPARELEPLFAAAGAWVFSNASAYRMEPDVPLLVPEVNAAHLALVPRQRRERRYSGAIVCNPNCTATVLVMALAPLQAAFGVEAVLMTSMQAVSGAGYPGVPALDILGNVIPYIRGEEEKVEEETRKMLGALDGESVAPAAARVSALCHRVPVLDGHTEAVSVRLAGNPSLALVREVLASFRSLPQELALPSAPQVPILLHDRPERPQPRLDLADSVEATSGMPVHIGRVRECPVLGVKFALLGHNAERGAAGASLLNAELAVATGWWA